GGGCCCCACCTTAGCCGATTTAACAGGTGGGCAAGCAGCGGGCCCACCTCCCTCCGCTCACGTCAGcatccccctcccctctcccagAGCTGTATAAAAGCCGAGCCCCATCTCCTGCTCCCGGCACACACCCAATAATCAAATATCTAGCTAGCTCCTGTAGCGAGAAAGAAACCATGTCGGGCGTTTGGGTGTTCGAGGACGGGATCGTGCGGCGCGCGGACAGCGACCCTcccagcggcgccggcgccggcgggtcgCGGCCGAACAAGGTGCTGGTGCACGTGCCCAGCGGCGAGGTGGTGACCTCCTACGACGTGCTGGAGCGGCGGCTCCGAGAGCTCGGCTGGGAGCGCTACCTCTACGACCCCTGCCTGCTCCAGTTCCACAAGCGCTCCACCGTGCACCTCATCA
This portion of the Setaria viridis chromosome 7, Setaria_viridis_v4.0, whole genome shotgun sequence genome encodes:
- the LOC117864540 gene encoding flowering-promoting factor 1-like protein 4: MSGVWVFEDGIVRRADSDPPSGAGAGGSRPNKVLVHVPSGEVVTSYDVLERRLRELGWERYLYDPCLLQFHKRSTVHLITVPRDFARLKLVHMYDVVVKTRNVFEVRDAAPA